In Arthrobacter sp. CDRTa11, one DNA window encodes the following:
- a CDS encoding UDP-glucose dehydrogenase family protein: protein MRISVIGCGYLGAVHAACMAKLGHEVVGIDVDSRKIAELAEARAPFYEPELDALLKEVQETGRLTFTTDMSAAEGSSIHFICVGTPQKKGENAADLSYVDAAVTELLPYLSPGDLVVGKSTVPVGTAARLSDAVQGQETEAHLVWNPEFLREGHAVSDTLHPDRFVYGVSDGSEDHPAVAALDEVYALPLSAGTPRLVTDHPTAELVKTAANSFLATKISFINAMAELCEAAGADVTRLADAIGMDDRIGRKFLNAGIGFGGGCLPKDIRAFMARAGELGADQALTFLREVDAINMRRRTRVVELSRELCGGSLMGKRITVLGASFKPESDDVRDSPALSIAAQLQLQGAIVTVTDPKALANAAKRFPELHYETSSEKAVQRADALLLLTEWQEYRDLDPYELVTSVSTPRILDGRNVLDSAKWRAAGWSYRGLGRP, encoded by the coding sequence ATGAGAATTTCAGTAATTGGTTGTGGATATCTAGGTGCGGTGCATGCAGCGTGTATGGCCAAATTGGGCCATGAGGTTGTTGGCATCGATGTGGACAGCCGAAAAATAGCCGAACTGGCAGAGGCCAGGGCGCCCTTCTATGAACCCGAACTAGACGCTCTCCTCAAAGAGGTTCAAGAAACCGGAAGGTTGACATTCACAACAGATATGTCAGCGGCGGAGGGAAGCAGCATCCATTTCATTTGCGTGGGAACCCCCCAAAAGAAGGGCGAAAACGCCGCAGATCTGTCATATGTGGACGCTGCTGTGACGGAACTGCTGCCGTATCTCTCTCCTGGTGACCTCGTAGTAGGAAAATCTACGGTTCCCGTCGGAACAGCTGCACGACTTTCAGATGCAGTACAGGGCCAAGAGACTGAGGCACACCTCGTCTGGAACCCCGAGTTCCTCCGAGAAGGACACGCTGTTTCAGACACGCTTCACCCGGATCGTTTCGTTTACGGAGTTTCCGATGGATCCGAAGATCATCCCGCAGTAGCCGCTCTAGATGAGGTCTATGCCCTCCCGCTCTCCGCAGGGACTCCCCGCCTAGTCACAGACCATCCAACCGCAGAACTAGTTAAAACAGCCGCCAACTCGTTCCTGGCCACTAAGATTTCCTTTATTAATGCGATGGCCGAACTTTGCGAAGCCGCTGGAGCCGACGTAACTAGACTGGCTGACGCCATAGGCATGGACGACCGTATCGGCAGGAAGTTTCTCAACGCAGGCATCGGATTCGGCGGAGGTTGCCTTCCTAAGGACATCCGTGCGTTCATGGCTCGGGCAGGTGAACTCGGGGCGGACCAGGCCCTGACTTTTCTTCGTGAAGTTGACGCGATCAACATGCGGCGACGTACTCGCGTAGTGGAGCTCTCCCGTGAGCTCTGTGGAGGTTCTCTAATGGGCAAGCGAATTACCGTGCTCGGTGCATCCTTCAAACCCGAAAGTGATGATGTAAGAGATTCACCGGCGCTGAGCATAGCGGCACAGCTCCAGCTCCAAGGTGCCATCGTTACCGTGACTGACCCTAAGGCGCTCGCCAACGCCGCCAAAAGGTTCCCCGAACTACACTATGAAACCAGTTCAGAAAAGGCTGTACAGCGGGCTGACGCTCTCTTGCTCTTAACTGAGTGGCAGGAATACCGAGATCTTGATCCGTACGAATTGGTCACTTCCGTCTCAACGCCTCGTATCTTGGATGGACGGAACGTACTCGATTCGGCCAAATGGCGAGCTGCCGGATGGAGTTATCGTGGCCTGGGACGTCCCTGA
- a CDS encoding DUF4012 domain-containing protein, translating into MGTTLIIGGAAAWLGVKASSISNELEAATRLVDPLKEQIANDDPEGAAATVRQLRSHTTAAKNSAEDPLWTLASTIPGIGPNFSAVAEVAQSADDVANLGLAPLVNVFSSLDWNSLLPTSTGTNLEPLKAASPTVTSAAHAVRASAERLNQIDTSKLLPQVAEPLTEARNQLQDVTGALDTAANASQIVPRMLGVDAPRNYLLMIQNNAEVRASGGIPGALAVLNLENGKLKLGKQSSATELGVMAPTLPIEPEQQQIYSGRLGKFMQDVNLTPDFPTAASTARAMWERKTGERVDGVISIDPVALAYILDATGPVKITSPELISLTSGKLPAELNGQNVVSTLLSDVYAKIPQPKLQDAYFAGVAQEIFAALSDGKGDASALIAGITRGTEEGRVLVWSNDSNEQGVLNKYPLSGSTAGPSVSPAQFGVYFNDGTGAKMDYYVKRTVQLIRECTTDGYEQTTVRITSTNTAPPNAATSLPAYVTGGGIHGVPPGSVQTNVVAYGPSQATIETASKDGVRTEIGTHIHGARPVGVLGVRLAPGESSTVDFVFGKIVQHSEPNVVVTPTVQDVKNVILTTQNAQCG; encoded by the coding sequence GTGGGGACGACCCTGATCATTGGCGGTGCTGCAGCCTGGCTTGGGGTGAAAGCTTCTAGCATCAGTAACGAATTAGAAGCCGCTACAAGACTGGTTGACCCGCTTAAAGAACAGATTGCGAACGACGACCCGGAAGGTGCTGCGGCCACCGTTAGGCAACTTCGATCACACACGACAGCGGCGAAAAATTCGGCGGAAGATCCTCTATGGACCCTGGCCTCGACTATCCCGGGCATCGGGCCGAATTTCAGTGCCGTAGCTGAAGTCGCACAATCGGCGGACGACGTCGCCAACCTTGGACTGGCGCCCCTGGTCAATGTATTTAGCTCGCTGGATTGGAATAGTCTGCTTCCAACTAGCACCGGGACGAACCTGGAGCCGCTCAAAGCCGCGTCCCCCACCGTGACGTCGGCTGCTCACGCAGTCCGTGCCTCCGCCGAGCGACTGAATCAGATCGACACCAGCAAATTGTTGCCTCAGGTGGCCGAACCACTGACTGAAGCCAGGAATCAGCTTCAGGATGTAACCGGAGCGCTGGATACAGCAGCCAACGCATCACAAATAGTCCCTAGAATGCTGGGGGTCGACGCCCCGCGGAACTACCTTCTCATGATCCAAAACAACGCAGAAGTTCGAGCATCTGGCGGTATCCCAGGGGCGCTTGCAGTACTCAATCTTGAAAATGGGAAGCTGAAACTGGGAAAGCAGAGCAGTGCTACCGAGCTGGGTGTCATGGCTCCAACGTTGCCGATCGAACCGGAACAGCAGCAGATCTATTCAGGGCGCCTGGGCAAGTTTATGCAAGACGTCAACTTGACACCCGACTTTCCAACAGCGGCGTCCACCGCACGGGCGATGTGGGAGAGAAAGACAGGAGAACGCGTCGACGGAGTAATCTCGATCGATCCGGTGGCTCTGGCATACATTCTTGATGCAACGGGACCTGTCAAAATCACCAGCCCGGAGCTTATTTCCCTCACCAGCGGTAAATTGCCCGCTGAACTGAACGGACAGAATGTAGTCAGCACACTGCTATCCGATGTCTATGCCAAAATTCCTCAACCTAAGCTTCAGGATGCCTACTTCGCTGGCGTGGCACAGGAAATATTCGCCGCTTTATCGGACGGAAAGGGTGACGCGTCGGCATTGATTGCCGGCATCACACGAGGAACCGAGGAGGGCCGCGTCCTAGTCTGGTCGAACGATTCCAACGAGCAGGGTGTACTTAACAAGTACCCGCTCAGCGGTTCCACGGCCGGCCCCAGTGTGTCGCCCGCCCAATTCGGTGTCTATTTCAACGATGGTACTGGCGCCAAAATGGACTACTACGTAAAACGCACAGTTCAATTGATTAGGGAATGCACGACGGACGGCTACGAGCAGACTACCGTTCGCATTACGAGCACAAACACCGCACCGCCTAACGCCGCTACTTCATTGCCCGCCTATGTAACCGGTGGGGGCATTCACGGCGTTCCCCCAGGTTCTGTACAAACCAACGTTGTTGCCTATGGCCCGTCGCAAGCCACTATCGAAACGGCATCCAAGGATGGGGTACGGACCGAGATTGGGACTCACATACATGGGGCACGGCCGGTTGGTGTCTTGGGAGTCCGGTTGGCACCTGGTGAGAGCAGCACCGTTGATTTCGTTTTTGGCAAGATAGTTCAACACTCTGAACCTAACGTGGTTGTCACACCGACTGTTCAGGATGTAAAAAATGTGATCTTGACCACGCAGAATGCGCAATGTGGCTAG
- a CDS encoding LPXTG cell wall anchor domain-containing protein: MKKTLAALALAGSIALIGSAPAVAGTYPPLPPNAAVSDGTVGPGESFVFRGQGMQPFETITITVTPGNPPAASGATFGGTSVVGKIPVFAAQTFSTTADAQGAFSYPLSISDAGTYSITATGNESGITVGPVTVTVAAPLASSGNLANSGGGAALANTGADSGLILWTLVGGGALAAGAASVVVVRRRAKTEAAA, translated from the coding sequence ATGAAAAAAACACTCGCAGCACTCGCGCTTGCCGGCTCCATTGCACTCATCGGCTCAGCACCGGCAGTAGCAGGCACCTACCCACCGCTTCCGCCCAATGCCGCCGTTTCTGACGGCACCGTTGGCCCGGGCGAAAGCTTCGTCTTCCGCGGCCAGGGCATGCAGCCTTTTGAAACCATCACCATCACCGTAACTCCGGGCAACCCGCCCGCAGCATCCGGTGCAACTTTCGGCGGCACCTCCGTTGTGGGAAAGATCCCGGTTTTCGCGGCCCAGACCTTTAGCACCACAGCAGACGCCCAGGGCGCCTTCTCTTACCCGTTGTCCATCAGCGACGCCGGCACCTACTCCATCACCGCTACGGGTAATGAATCAGGCATCACCGTTGGTCCTGTCACGGTCACCGTGGCTGCTCCGCTGGCCAGCAGCGGTAACCTCGCCAACTCTGGTGGTGGCGCCGCACTGGCCAACACCGGTGCCGACTCGGGCCTGATCCTCTGGACCCTGGTTGGCGGTGGCGCTCTTGCCGCCGGTGCAGCCTCTGTAGTTGTTGTTCGCCGCCGCGCCAAGACCGAGGCAGCAGCGTAA
- a CDS encoding VanZ family protein yields the protein MALIAFWPSPIDQAVSGDLSRILKFLHAHGIPAWFNYKFVEAAANVVLFIPLGVVAALGYTEKRWWQIGVFGLVVSGCIEVGQLLFLHNRFASLQDLVTNTGGAVIGALLAAAALKKLQARRISAAGL from the coding sequence TTGGCACTGATCGCATTCTGGCCAAGCCCCATTGACCAGGCCGTATCCGGCGATCTCTCAAGAATCCTGAAATTCCTCCATGCCCACGGAATTCCGGCGTGGTTCAATTACAAATTCGTTGAAGCAGCAGCAAATGTGGTGCTCTTTATCCCGCTGGGGGTTGTGGCGGCACTGGGTTACACAGAAAAACGCTGGTGGCAAATTGGCGTCTTCGGCCTGGTGGTTTCCGGCTGCATCGAAGTGGGGCAGCTGCTGTTTCTTCACAACCGTTTTGCCAGTCTGCAGGATCTTGTCACAAACACCGGCGGTGCCGTCATAGGGGCCCTGCTGGCCGCAGCAGCCCTTAAAAAGCTACAGGCCCGCCGCATCTCTGCGGCGGGCCTGTAG
- the galU gene encoding UTP--glucose-1-phosphate uridylyltransferase GalU, giving the protein MTMGKAITKAVIPAAGLGTRFLPATKAMPKEMLPVVDRPAIQYVVEEAVNAGLTDLLMITGRNKRALEDHFDREPGLEGALEKKGDKERLESVQYASSLGPIHYVRQGEAKGLGHAVLCASQHVGNEPFAVLLGDDLIDEAECLLTNMMEVQQKTGGSVIALIEVDPSQISAYGCADISPVEGEDYVRVNSLVEKPAQGEAPSNLAVIGRYVLHPSVFGILEKTGPGRGGEIQLTDALQTLAAGEGEGSGVYGVVFKGRRYDTGDKLSYLKAVITLASERVEFGEDLKTWMKGFVS; this is encoded by the coding sequence ATGACAATGGGGAAAGCTATTACCAAAGCCGTCATTCCTGCTGCCGGATTGGGAACTCGCTTCCTGCCCGCCACTAAGGCAATGCCGAAGGAAATGTTGCCGGTGGTTGACCGGCCGGCCATCCAGTACGTGGTGGAGGAGGCCGTCAACGCGGGCCTCACCGATCTGCTGATGATCACAGGCCGCAACAAGCGGGCTCTGGAAGATCATTTTGACCGCGAACCGGGCCTTGAGGGCGCTCTGGAGAAGAAGGGCGACAAAGAGCGCCTGGAGTCCGTGCAGTACGCCTCCAGCCTCGGCCCTATCCACTACGTCCGCCAAGGCGAAGCGAAGGGCCTGGGACACGCGGTGCTGTGCGCCAGCCAGCACGTTGGCAATGAGCCGTTCGCCGTGCTGTTGGGCGACGACCTGATTGATGAGGCCGAGTGCCTCCTTACCAACATGATGGAGGTGCAGCAGAAGACCGGCGGTTCCGTGATCGCCCTGATCGAGGTGGATCCGTCCCAGATCAGCGCCTATGGCTGCGCAGACATTTCGCCAGTTGAGGGCGAGGACTACGTCCGCGTCAACAGCCTGGTGGAGAAGCCGGCTCAGGGTGAGGCGCCGTCCAACCTGGCCGTGATCGGCCGGTACGTGCTGCACCCGTCAGTCTTCGGCATCCTGGAGAAAACAGGGCCCGGCCGCGGCGGGGAGATTCAGTTGACCGATGCACTCCAGACGTTGGCCGCCGGTGAGGGCGAGGGCTCAGGCGTGTACGGCGTGGTGTTCAAGGGCCGCCGCTACGACACCGGCGACAAGCTCAGCTACCTCAAGGCCGTCATTACGCTGGCCTCGGAGCGCGTGGAGTTCGGCGAGGACCTGAAGACCTGGATGAAGGGCTTCGTCAGCTAA
- a CDS encoding enoyl-CoA hydratase/isomerase family protein encodes MISLSINNGVAEVVLDAPHKLNSLDEQALAELANAYDAAADAASRGEVRALLLRGEGRAFCAGRDISHVRPESDDAAAYLGGLVQPLLKKMSSFPAPTFAAAHGACLGVGLGLLLATDVVYVAENAKFGSPFAKLGATLDSGGHWYFTERLGMHRTLDLIYTAELISGAEAVANGMFSRAMPADELLENTRAVVAKVATGATGAFTASKELVAHIRDQRLGLWGAMEEENSEQARLCKSDDYAEGFRAFQEKREPKFTG; translated from the coding sequence ATGATTTCCCTCTCCATCAACAACGGTGTTGCCGAGGTGGTGCTGGACGCACCGCACAAGCTGAATTCGCTGGATGAGCAGGCGCTGGCGGAACTGGCCAACGCGTACGACGCCGCTGCTGACGCCGCCTCACGCGGTGAGGTGCGGGCGCTGCTGCTCCGGGGAGAGGGCCGCGCCTTCTGCGCCGGCCGGGACATCTCGCACGTGAGGCCGGAGAGCGACGACGCCGCCGCTTACCTGGGCGGTTTGGTCCAGCCACTGCTGAAGAAGATGAGCTCCTTCCCGGCGCCCACGTTTGCTGCCGCCCACGGTGCGTGCCTGGGCGTGGGGCTGGGCCTGCTGCTGGCCACGGACGTGGTGTACGTGGCGGAGAACGCCAAGTTCGGCTCCCCGTTTGCCAAGCTGGGCGCCACGCTGGACTCCGGCGGGCACTGGTACTTCACCGAGCGCCTGGGTATGCACCGGACGCTGGACCTGATCTATACGGCAGAGCTGATTTCGGGCGCGGAAGCCGTTGCGAACGGCATGTTCAGCCGGGCAATGCCGGCAGATGAACTCCTGGAAAACACGCGGGCGGTGGTGGCGAAGGTAGCCACCGGTGCTACTGGTGCGTTCACCGCCAGCAAGGAGCTGGTGGCGCACATCCGGGACCAGCGCCTGGGCTTGTGGGGGGCCATGGAAGAGGAAAATTCGGAGCAGGCGCGGCTTTGTAAAAGCGACGATTATGCCGAAGGATTTCGGGCTTTTCAAGAGAAGCGTGAGCCAAAGTTTACAGGCTAG
- the paaE gene encoding 1,2-phenylacetyl-CoA epoxidase subunit PaaE, translated as MPVVRQTAAESAQATGRRRPSFHTLAVKEVRRLTEDAIEVGFHVPRELAGQFDYLPGQYVALRTTLPDENGEPKEIRRSYSICAEPRTFEDGSSEIRVAVKKDLGGLFSTWANAELKAGDTLDVMSPMGAFVSKHGRDGNLVDQNVMNSMNHPEDLAGEPGSFVAIAAGSGITPVIAIARTLLAASPETRFDLIYANKAAMDVMFLEELADLKDKYPQRLAIHHVLSREQRIAPLLSGRIDAEKLQQLLGTAIHADDVDEWFLCGPFELVQLCRDTLAERGVQPEHIRFELFTSGKPDRPEGHAGRPVLVDESKETYKITFKLDGLQGEVASPTHARESILNAALRVRPDVPFACAGGVCGTCRAKVVTGSVAMDENYALEQDELDRGYVLTCQSHPTTPEVTVDFDV; from the coding sequence ATGCCTGTTGTCCGCCAGACCGCCGCCGAATCGGCGCAGGCCACCGGCCGCCGTCGTCCGTCCTTCCATACGCTCGCCGTCAAGGAGGTGCGCCGGCTCACCGAGGACGCCATCGAGGTGGGCTTCCACGTGCCCAGGGAGCTGGCCGGCCAGTTCGACTACCTGCCCGGCCAGTATGTTGCCCTGCGCACCACGCTGCCGGATGAGAACGGGGAGCCGAAAGAAATCCGCCGCAGCTACTCCATCTGCGCGGAGCCGCGCACGTTTGAGGACGGCAGCAGCGAGATCCGGGTGGCCGTGAAGAAGGATCTAGGCGGGCTGTTCTCCACCTGGGCCAATGCGGAGCTGAAGGCCGGGGACACGCTGGATGTGATGAGCCCGATGGGCGCGTTCGTGTCCAAGCACGGCCGCGACGGCAACCTCGTGGACCAGAACGTCATGAACTCGATGAACCATCCGGAGGACCTGGCGGGGGAGCCGGGCAGCTTTGTGGCCATCGCCGCGGGAAGCGGGATCACCCCGGTGATCGCCATCGCCCGCACCCTGCTGGCCGCGAGCCCGGAAACCCGCTTTGACCTGATCTACGCCAACAAGGCCGCCATGGACGTGATGTTCCTGGAGGAGCTGGCGGACCTGAAGGACAAGTACCCGCAGCGGCTGGCCATCCACCACGTGCTGTCCCGGGAGCAGCGGATCGCGCCGCTGCTCAGCGGCAGGATCGACGCCGAGAAACTGCAGCAGCTGCTGGGCACCGCCATCCACGCGGACGATGTGGACGAGTGGTTCCTGTGCGGGCCGTTCGAGCTGGTGCAGCTGTGCCGGGACACCCTGGCCGAGCGCGGCGTGCAGCCGGAGCACATCCGCTTTGAACTGTTCACGTCGGGCAAGCCGGACCGGCCGGAGGGCCACGCCGGCAGGCCGGTCCTGGTGGATGAGTCCAAAGAGACGTACAAGATCACGTTCAAGCTGGACGGCCTCCAGGGCGAGGTGGCCAGCCCCACGCATGCCCGGGAGTCGATCCTCAACGCGGCCCTGCGGGTCCGCCCGGACGTGCCGTTCGCATGTGCCGGGGGAGTGTGCGGCACGTGCCGGGCCAAGGTGGTCACCGGCAGCGTGGCGATGGACGAAAACTATGCGCTGGAGCAGGATGAACTGGACAGGGGCTACGTGCTCACCTGCCAGAGCCACCCCACCACCCCGGAAGTCACCGTCGACTTCGACGTCTAG
- the paaD gene encoding 1,2-phenylacetyl-CoA epoxidase subunit PaaD: MTAVYISDFDTRTRTPRQKTAKQTAWDIAATVVDPEIPVLTIEDLGILRRVEIVEAHDGGAAAPAVRVTITPTYSGCPAMDAIRDDLKAAFAKEGYSNVQVDLVLAPAWTTDWMTEAGKAKLQEYGIAPPSGKSTAARHAGPIRLTLAVKCPQCSSLNTRELTRFGSTSCKALYVCQDCKEPFDYFKVL; the protein is encoded by the coding sequence GTGACCGCCGTGTACATCTCAGATTTCGACACCAGGACCCGGACGCCGCGGCAGAAGACGGCCAAGCAGACGGCGTGGGACATCGCCGCCACCGTCGTCGACCCCGAAATCCCAGTGCTCACCATCGAGGACCTGGGCATCCTGCGCCGGGTGGAGATCGTGGAAGCGCACGACGGCGGTGCCGCAGCTCCCGCCGTCAGGGTCACCATCACGCCCACGTACTCGGGCTGCCCGGCCATGGACGCCATCCGAGACGACCTCAAGGCGGCCTTCGCCAAAGAGGGCTACAGCAACGTCCAGGTGGACCTCGTGCTCGCCCCGGCCTGGACCACGGACTGGATGACCGAGGCCGGCAAGGCCAAGCTGCAGGAGTATGGCATCGCCCCGCCGTCGGGAAAATCCACAGCCGCACGTCACGCAGGCCCCATCCGCCTGACCCTGGCCGTCAAGTGCCCCCAGTGCAGCAGCCTGAACACCAGGGAACTCACCCGCTTCGGTTCCACCTCCTGCAAGGCGCTGTACGTGTGCCAGGACTGCAAGGAACCGTTCGACTACTTCAAAGTCCTGTAA
- the paaC gene encoding 1,2-phenylacetyl-CoA epoxidase subunit PaaC produces the protein MAAPSGSGDSNASATRITPGNALRPEDIALEVRTGLARPDQDVAEYALRLGDDALILAQRLGHWISRGPELEEDVALGNIALDQLGHARSFLSYAGGALGEDGAAKTEDDLAYFRREHEFRSAHLFEQPNGDFAATIARQFIVSYYQFELYRGLTESTDETLAAIAAKAVKEVDYHRDHSAQWVLRLAGGTDESRLRMIHGLKLMWPYVAELFEDDELATRLAETGPAVAPSSLRENFDRLTGDVFTEAELEVPDVPAAPGGGRHGKHSEHLGYILAEMQVLAREYPGATW, from the coding sequence ATGGCGGCACCGTCAGGCAGCGGCGACAGCAACGCCTCCGCCACCCGCATCACGCCGGGGAACGCACTGCGCCCCGAGGACATCGCGCTGGAGGTACGCACCGGCCTGGCCCGGCCGGACCAGGACGTTGCCGAGTACGCGCTGCGCCTGGGCGACGACGCCCTGATCCTGGCCCAGCGGCTGGGCCACTGGATCTCCCGCGGACCCGAGCTGGAGGAGGACGTGGCCCTGGGCAACATCGCCCTGGACCAGCTGGGCCATGCCCGCTCCTTCCTCAGCTATGCCGGCGGAGCCCTTGGCGAAGACGGCGCGGCCAAGACCGAGGACGATCTGGCCTACTTCCGCCGCGAGCACGAGTTCCGCTCGGCCCACCTCTTTGAACAGCCCAACGGGGACTTCGCGGCCACCATCGCCCGGCAGTTCATCGTGAGCTACTACCAGTTCGAGCTGTACCGCGGCCTCACCGAATCAACCGATGAAACGCTCGCCGCCATCGCCGCCAAGGCCGTCAAGGAAGTGGATTACCACCGGGACCACAGCGCCCAGTGGGTCCTCCGGCTGGCCGGGGGGACTGACGAGTCGCGCCTGCGGATGATTCACGGCCTCAAGCTGATGTGGCCGTACGTCGCCGAACTCTTCGAGGATGACGAGCTGGCCACCCGCCTGGCTGAAACCGGTCCCGCCGTCGCGCCTTCCAGCCTGAGGGAAAACTTTGACCGCCTCACCGGTGACGTGTTCACAGAAGCGGAGCTGGAGGTGCCGGACGTTCCCGCTGCCCCCGGCGGCGGCCGCCACGGCAAGCACTCCGAACACCTGGGCTACATCCTGGCCGAGATGCAGGTCCTGGCCCGGGAATACCCCGGAGCGACGTGGTGA
- the paaB gene encoding 1,2-phenylacetyl-CoA epoxidase subunit PaaB, with amino-acid sequence MSPHGNPEEPASSATEIKREAPKASPEVSPAADRNAWGLWEVFVRSSRGLSHVHAGSLHAPDAAMALRNARDLYTRRNEGVSIWVVPADAIAASDPDAKGSFFESPQGKDYRHATYYTKSEGVKHL; translated from the coding sequence ATGAGCCCGCACGGAAATCCGGAAGAGCCGGCCAGCTCGGCCACCGAAATCAAGCGCGAGGCACCCAAGGCCAGCCCCGAGGTTTCGCCAGCCGCGGACCGCAACGCCTGGGGCCTGTGGGAGGTTTTTGTCCGGTCCAGCCGCGGCCTCAGCCACGTTCACGCAGGATCGTTGCACGCACCCGATGCCGCCATGGCCCTGCGCAACGCCCGTGACCTGTACACCCGCCGGAACGAAGGCGTGTCCATCTGGGTGGTCCCGGCCGATGCCATCGCCGCGAGTGATCCTGACGCGAAGGGCTCCTTCTTCGAGTCCCCGCAGGGCAAGGACTACCGGCATGCGACGTACTACACCAAGAGCGAAGGCGTGAAGCACCTGTGA
- the paaA gene encoding 1,2-phenylacetyl-CoA epoxidase subunit PaaA, whose amino-acid sequence MAAHDLQSVPAGLSPDEQQAAAQREADGQANFDRVMAEDSRIEPKDWMPDAYRKTLLRQISQHAHSEIIGMQPEANWISRAPSLKRKAILMAKVQDEAGHGLYLYSAAETLGQSRDKMMADLIAGKARYSSIFNYPALTWADMGAIGWLVDGAAICNQVPLCRASYGPYGRAMVRICKEESFHQRQGFEILLELANGTPEQKQMAQDAVNRWYAPALMMFGPPDDDSPNSRQSMAWNIKRFSNDELRSRFVGMMVEQVRVLGLTLPDSEIRFNEDSKKWEHGPLDWNEFKEVLSGRGPCNAQRLERRREAHDDGAWVREAAAAYAAKQFAKQQSMTTKEYAA is encoded by the coding sequence ATGGCAGCGCATGATCTGCAGTCAGTGCCCGCTGGGCTATCCCCGGACGAACAGCAGGCCGCCGCGCAGCGGGAGGCTGACGGCCAGGCCAACTTTGACCGGGTCATGGCGGAGGATTCCCGGATCGAGCCCAAGGACTGGATGCCGGACGCGTACCGCAAAACCCTCCTGCGGCAGATCTCCCAGCACGCGCACTCGGAGATCATTGGCATGCAGCCGGAAGCCAACTGGATTTCCCGCGCGCCCAGCCTGAAGCGCAAAGCCATCCTGATGGCCAAGGTCCAGGACGAGGCCGGCCACGGGCTGTACCTGTACTCGGCCGCCGAAACCCTTGGCCAGTCCCGGGACAAGATGATGGCTGACCTCATCGCCGGCAAGGCCCGCTACTCGAGCATCTTCAACTACCCGGCATTGACCTGGGCGGACATGGGGGCCATCGGCTGGCTGGTGGACGGCGCCGCCATCTGCAACCAGGTGCCGCTCTGCCGCGCCTCTTACGGACCGTACGGCCGCGCGATGGTGCGGATCTGCAAGGAGGAGTCCTTCCACCAGCGGCAGGGCTTCGAGATCCTGCTGGAACTCGCCAACGGCACGCCCGAGCAGAAGCAGATGGCCCAGGATGCGGTGAACCGCTGGTACGCGCCGGCGCTGATGATGTTCGGCCCGCCGGACGATGATTCGCCTAACTCGCGCCAGTCCATGGCCTGGAACATCAAGCGCTTCAGCAACGATGAACTTCGCAGCCGCTTCGTGGGAATGATGGTGGAGCAGGTCCGTGTGCTGGGCCTCACCCTCCCGGACAGTGAGATCCGCTTCAACGAGGACAGCAAAAAGTGGGAGCACGGCCCGCTGGACTGGAACGAGTTCAAGGAAGTCCTCTCCGGCCGCGGCCCCTGCAACGCCCAGCGGCTGGAACGCCGGAGGGAAGCGCACGACGACGGCGCCTGGGTCCGTGAAGCAGCTGCCGCCTATGCGGCAAAACAGTTCGCAAAACAGCAGTCAATGACGACAAAGGAATACGCAGCATGA